ATAAGATTTGTATGAAATCTGATATGATAAGAAATATTATGAGATATGCTATTAGACGTTCTGATACATATGTATGCTTGTACTAAATTAAGGGTTTAATCACACAATGGGCTTAAAGCTCACGTCTTTGCTTGATTTGTTTCAGGTGGTCCTCCGACTTAGGATTTGTTTCTAGGTTCTGGCAATTCAGCCTCGATGAAGTGACTTAAAAGGAATAAATCCAAGATAAATTGGTGAGCTTATTTTGATCCCATAGAGAAACCCAATAAAAGACCAGAGAAGAAAATGAAGCAGCCATTAAAAAGCTTATGTTGAGCTCAAGAAAACTTGATGGTCCATTTGATGAGAAGAAGCAGCCATGAAAAAGGTAAGAGTGTTTAGACAAATGAAGTAATGGATTTAGTGATTGAGAGTAAAAAGGGAAGAAGAAAAAACACTAAGGAAGCTTTGCTTGGTGACTACCGAAGAAAAGTTAAACATACTTGTAATGTTAGGTATGATGctaaagaatttttttaaaaaatgttcTATAAAACATTACTTTAATTTCATTGAAAAATGGCGACTGCTATGTAAGTTAAAGTCATGGTCTTCCAAGGGGACAAAACTGTGATGCAAATAATCtattttttaatgttttggacAAATTAGTTTGGATTATTGCAAATAATCTATTAGTTAGCAATATACAAATATAGTAAGATTTCAGCAAAATTTGGAATTCATATTTCAAATCAAGCAAGCCTTAGACAAATATAAAATAAGCTAATAATTTACATAAACCCTGTTCGCTATAAACACCTTTATCttaatatttttccttttttaaaaaataagaataaaattgtCTACATGATTTAGTCGTAGTTAGAATTTAAACTCtaaatcttttatattttttttgattttttaaaatatttattgaaATAAGTCCAGTAATTAATCCTCCGTATTCTATAAACTGATTAAAGGGCTAATAGAAAACCCCACCATTCAAGCGATAAAAACACAATGACTTAattaaaatgactttttttttgttaaattttcaaACATCTCCTATCTAAATTTGCTTTTGAAAGGTTTAATATTATTAAGTatactttaaatttatttatatattttataattaaaatttatttatatttacaaaattttataCTAAGGGATGCTTGGTTGGATGGAAAAATAGAAAGATGAGAGAAGAGAAGGAAAAGtgaatagaaaataaattttgagtgtGCTTGGTAAAAATTAAGTAAGAGGAAAGTAAATAGAACAGATAATCATTTTCTATCCTAACATACAAAAATTAATCATTCCAGTTATAAGATGATAAAAAATGAGAGACACgtatatattaattcaaaattatatattttaaaatgttttattttctttactttaaTTTTTCAACTCTACTTTTCTTTCCATTAATATTTCTTGCCAAACGAacctacaaaatatatatatatatatatatatatttagatctTTCTATTTTCTTACCCTACAATTTATATTTAACTATACTATCACATGAAAAAAACATATTATTAATGTATTAAATAATTGGATAGATTTAtatcttaaaattatattaacaaataGATGCTTTTTGTCTTATTGGATGACATTGACTTCGAGATTACAAACCCATCtgagcaaaataataataatctccATCCACCCACTTTCTTTAcccatttttattatataaactaGTAAACAATTTTTACTCAAAGATTCACATATCCATACCACTAAATggcaaatattattataaaatagatttttattaaaacaaattgAATGTGTTCTTCAAACGTTCACAAATCTATTTTGCTCTCCCCTGCTTCAATCACACAATCAATACTCTTTCATGGCTGCTTCCTCTTCCTCTTCTCCTCAAACAGACACATGCCTTAACTTCATCACTCATCTGCTCAAAGCTCTGAAAGACGCGATGATGAGTGTCTTCTGCCATGATGAAAAACCGGAGCAACTTTCACAACCACTTTCTCCAGCAATTGCCTCTTCTTCCTCTTCTACTCGATTGAAGCATCAGGTTTTCTTGAGCTTCAGAGGTGAAGACGTACGCCTTAATTTCGTCGCTCATCTACTCAAAGCTTTAAAAGACACGGGAATGAATGTTTTCTTCGATGAAGAAACACTAGAAAAAGGGGAGCAACTTTCACAAGCACTTTCTCGAGCAATTGCAGCCTCAAATCTCTCAATAATTGTGTTGTCGGTAGACTATGCTTCTTCAAAATCATGCCTGGCCGAACTCTCCGACATCATGCGCCGCAAGGACACTCAAGGACATATTGTTCTTCCCATATTTTACCATGTTGATCCTTCTGATGTGCGGAATCTTGGTGGTAGTTTCAAAAAATCCTTCAATGGCCATGGTTCAAATAGGCTACCTCAAGTACAACGATGGAAAACTGCCTTTGCTGAAGTCGGTTAATTAAAAGGATGGCATATAGAAGGAGGCAAATTCGACAGGTAACTATATTTTTCCCATCATCTTATATTAATAATCATTATTTTAGATTtcgtatataattatatttttttattatttggtaGACCTGAAACTGAGTACATCAAGGATATTGTTGAATATGTTATAAAGAAGTTGATGAGTGGCAAATTTAAAAGTGCTTCTGCAGAGTTAGTTCGAATAGATGATCAGAAACAGACGATTTTGAGGCTAATTGAGCAGGAAGACAGTCGTCTAATAGGACTCTGGGGACAAGGTGGTATTGGCAAAACTACTCTCTCTGATGTTATATTCAATGAAATCTGTCATGAGTTTGAAGGTAAATGCTTTGTTCTAAATGTTAGAGAGAAATTTAAAACACAGGGGATGGAATCATTACGAAACGagcttctttcgaaactcttaaACCAAGAAATTCATGTAGACACCCCCTCAATTGGGTCAACCTTAATCCAAGAGAGGCTAAACAATAAAAGAGTACTTGTTGTCCTTGACGATATTAATGACTCAGACCAAATAGATTGTTTTGGTGTTAAACAGTTTGGTGATGGAAGTAAAATCATTGTAACATCAAGGGATAGACAAGTACTTAAGAATGGAGGTGTTGACAAAATACACGAGGTAAAAAAGTTGAATAGAAATGACTCTCTTCAACTTTTTCCTACATTTGCATTTAAACAATTGAATCCCGCTGTTGATTTTCAAGATCTATCGAATAAGTTTGTAGAATATGCCCAAGGAAGTCCACTTGCGCTTAGAGTTTTGGGTTCAAAACTATATAAAAAGTCTAGAAAAGAGTGGGAAAGTGAGGTGGATAAACTAAAGGAgtatgcccaaccaaaaatttcacagattTTGAGGAGTAGCTTTGATGACTTGGATGAACTAGAGAAGAATGTATTCCTTGATATTGCAATCTTCTTTAAAGGAAAACTCAAAAAAGATGTAGAAAAAATTCTAAATTGTTGTTATAAGGGTGCTGTGTGTGGAATAAGCAACTTGATCGACAAATGCCTGCTTGATAGCAAATATGAAGATGAACGGATTTTTATGCATGATATGCTTGAAGAGATGGGTAAAGACATTGTTTGCAAAGAATCTATAGACCCTGGAAAGCGTAGTAGGTTATGGAGTGCTAAAGACGTGTATCAAGTGCTCAGATATAATAAAGTAAGTCCAAACTATATttataatctttttattttttatatatttgtgtgattttaattaaaaagtgtaaaaattcaattaattaagtGTCCTCAAATgttaacatattttattatttgaaatcTTTTTAGAGTTTAAGTTTACTACACAAATCATTGTGAATGACCAATGTCTTAGAATATATAACATTGGATGTTCACAGTGGTATATTGAATTAGTATCTGCATTGCTTtagaaaaaacaaaacaaaattaaacaTTTTCTAATATATTTACTTTTATGATGGAATGCGTATAAATtttttgtgttaataatttataaattggTTTTTGTTGTTAGGGATTAATCTAATTCAAGGAATAAAGTTAGACATATCTCAAATTGATAATTTGTTGTTAGGGGATTAATCTAATTCAAGGAATAAAGTTAGACATATCTCAAATTGATAATTTACGGTTACATCATTCTACTTTTGAGGGCATGATTGATCTTAGAGTTATCTTCTTCTACACTTCCGATACGTTATGGGATAAGTGTCTGGCAGAGAAGCTTCTTGCAGACCAAGTTGATAGTGTATTTCTTCCTGATGAGCTAAGATATCTTTGTTGGGATTATTGTCCATTCAAATCTCTATCAGGTTTTAATCCAAAAAATCTTGTTGTGTTGAAATTATCAAATGGCGGTATGGATCATCTTTGGAACGATGATGAACATCAGGTATATTCTTTCATCCTTTCTTCgtcaatatttttaaaagttaaaagttaTTTATATAATTGATTGCACCTTATCAAAAGTTTTAGAAATAAAtctaaaagattttattttattttattttatttattaaaagcaaCATCAATATTTGATCTATTAAAGAGGGGTGAATTTATACTCCATAATGCATCAAATATagatttgttattattttattttcatttttgataCTTCCCAAAGTAATTGTATATGATGCACTATAGTTTTTCTTTGCACAGGTACTTGTTAATTTAAGGGAAATTGTAGTTGTTGGCTGCAAGAATTTAAGGAAGATCCCAAGTCTATTAGGAGCCATCAATCTTGAACGCCTTGATTGCTCTGATTGTAAAAATTTGGTTGAACTTCCTTGCCTCAATCATTTGGCATCACTTAAAAGGCTTCAACTTAAGGGATGTCATAAACTCAAGAAGCTTCCCGAGATCCCAAATAACTATCCTTTTTTAGTATTACAGGAAAGTGAAATAGAAGAAGTGCCTGATTCAATTGAGCATCTCATCGGACTTAAGAGCTTGAACTTGATGAACTCAAAGGTAAAAAAAGTATCAAGAAATATTTCAAAGTTGGAATCTCTTAGTGGTCTGACTCTTAGTCATTGCCCATTAGTTGAATTTCCGGAAA
The Gossypium arboreum isolate Shixiya-1 chromosome 10, ASM2569848v2, whole genome shotgun sequence genome window above contains:
- the LOC108471760 gene encoding disease resistance protein RUN1-like codes for the protein MAYRRRPETEYIKDIVEYVIKKLMSGKFKSASAELVRIDDQKQTILRLIEQEDSRLIGLWGQGGIGKTTLSDVIFNEICHEFEGKCFVLNVREKFKTQGMESLRNELLSKLLNQEIHVDTPSIGSTLIQERLNNKRVLVVLDDINDSDQIDCFGVKQFGDGSKIIVTSRDRQVLKNGGVDKIHEVKKLNRNDSLQLFPTFAFKQLNPAVDFQDLSNKFVEYAQGSPLALRVLGSKLYKKSRKEWESEVDKLKEYAQPKISQILRSSFDDLDELEKNVFLDIAIFFKGKLKKDVEKILNCCYKGAVCGISNLIDKCLLDSKYEDERIFMHDMLEEMGKDIVCKESIDPGKRSRLWSAKDVYQVLRYNKGINLIQGIKLDISQIDNLRLHHSTFEGMIDLRVIFFYTSDTLWDKCLAEKLLADQVDSVFLPDELRYLCWDYCPFKSLSGFNPKNLVVLKLSNGGMDHLWNDDEHQVLVNLREIVVVGCKNLRKIPSLLGAINLERLDCSDCKNLVELPCLNHLASLKRLQLKGCHKLKKLPEIPNNYPFLVLQESEIEEVPDSIEHLIGLKSLNLMNSKVKKVSRNISKLESLSGLTLSHCPLVEFPEIPRSLRVLNLPGTHIEEVYLSLDSPSNLQTLNMSGSKVKNASIKMESLRDLNLSDCPIVKFPEIPRNLRKLNLSGTQIEEVSLSLDSLGNLQTLNMSGSRVKSVSIKMDSLHSLDLSHCPTVEFPEIPGSLRELYLSGTQIKQASLSLNSLSNLENLYMSRSSIQKLECNMFGTKEIPTSPNFRFISFDTLAVDHCESLKLLSELPPYIRDLDSDGCTSLENLESRVN
- the LOC108471164 gene encoding disease resistance protein RUN1-like, coding for MAASSSSSPQTDTCLNFITHLLKALKDAMMSVFCHDEKPEQLSQPLSPAIASSSSSTRLKHQVFLSFRGEDVRLNFVAHLLKALKDTGMNVFFDEETLEKGEQLSQALSRAIAASNLSIIVLSVDYASSKSCLAELSDIMRRKDTQGHIVLPIFYHVDPSDVRNLGGSFKKSFNGHGSNRLPQVQRWKTAFAEVG